From a region of the Alosa sapidissima isolate fAloSap1 chromosome 9, fAloSap1.pri, whole genome shotgun sequence genome:
- the c9h6orf120 gene encoding UPF0669 protein C6orf120 homolog — protein MVPCRWSVLVPLVLLLSQAQGFLHFDDDDSSSAFAVPKEWVLLHVVQGHIGAGNYSYLRLNHDGRIILHMRSLKGDADLYVSDKTLRPSFDTYKLQSVTCGHDVVVVPGEFTRPVGIGIYGHPSHKESEFEMKVFYDQTALSEDPFKRDAYPSEEGSQSQPRYPQGGGEEDFEEEEESIFWTILIGILKIILEILF, from the coding sequence ATGGTACCTTGTCGCTGGAGCGTCCTGGTACCGCTGGTGCTTCTCTTGTCCCAGGCCCAAGGCTTCCTGCACTTCGACGATGATGACTCCTCGTCAGCCTTTGCCGTGCCGAAGGAGTGGGTCTTGCTCCACGTGGTGCAGGGCCACATCGGTGCGGGCAACTACAGCTACCTGCGTCTAAACCACGATGGGCGCATCATCCTGCACATGCGCAGCCTTAAGGGTGACGCCGACCTCTATGTGTCTGACAAGACGCTTCGGCCCAGCTTCGACACCTACAAGCTGCAGTCGGTTACGTGCGGGCATGACGTGGTGGTGGTGCCCGGGGAGTTCACCCGGCCGGTGGGTATCGGTATCTATGGCCACCCGTCTCACAAGGAGAGCGAGTTTGAAATGAAGGTGTTCTACGACCAGACTGCCCTGTCCGAGGACCCTTTCAAGAGGGATGCGTACCCCTCAGAAGAGGGGTCCCAAAGCCAGCCCAGGTACCctcagggagggggagaggaggactttgaggaggaggaagagtccATCTTCTGGACCATCCTCATTGGGATTTTGAAGATCATACTTGAAATCTTGTTCTGA
- the rbm20 gene encoding RNA-binding protein 20 — translation MEKLRNGQNQNMSGKGYAGLPGAKVSADHFQSANVSDNFDKKTLPLGAHLSGAAQNQLLLTPASLQLAQLQAQLTLQRLKLAHSAVGGNTAATAASVLNQVLSNVAMSQPLFNTLRGTATMVSGSQGGHAGGFPTNPMAFPPPNSALGTLVGGGFPQKPGGMRLNHSTPNPSQAPGLQDYGKKGPTFPSDTDHQPQYGFLGGASVVTSKGNEGQYNTQAKSNQGGYQQRDFFAPDSQGEVSGFGGGVGGSGPSGQTHEAYPGSTQKESWKHPGGFSHGGKMDVPPGGVGSGGGGGTSWVPGGQQFRPRVELYNPEEPTTDPKFSPVGGPGFGTGGAQGFVGYPQQLQTGEDMGRLVGSPTPLQPHQFNDFHAVTPTQLPHQCTICDKKVYNLKDWDQHVKGKLHLQNRTLYTEGSAAGATHYPTTSEGCLNAALANTMAYSSAASQDVSSGPIASYLPTAAMKSFPLSGVGLTAHQHGAKFPQRKPFPGRVVHICNLPEGSCTENDVINLGLPFGKVTNYILMRSTHQAFLEMAYVEAAQAMVQYYQLQPATINNQKLLIRMSKRYKELQLKKPGKDVDSIIHDIHSQRERDEMQELDRYLPERPRSRSPHRGSLSPRSHSPSFTSCSSTHSPQGGPCRPEWNNGMGPRRPSWDWTPHPRREDDRERDEGLWRNGEDDRPNGRVPDRRKSYLKAGDRISPRTMDERGGRDWYCRGSPQGPTFPSYRDMDDFYKKEHLYKSDKPSRPPYPRHEMKAKRREASDYHRPSRHSESDMSEEPIPPKSPEDKKQGSPGRGRSKKQTRRQTAEKVEKDPNNNGQHQREESSSKEKSVSPHSVKKNTDVTEADQNKESGPEEWESEDDTEGECWYPKNMEELVTVDEVGEEEDSIIEPDIPELQEESLKDETSPAGQTEVKPDANPTTSSDVGVPQKKHSHHGSPPRENSEEASATDSSKETQEDKNTLEPAQGSDLNHFPTEEFKAALEETCSVSDMSGADAPVLVPDCLSNHHGDCDGDKPTETNRENDMEKSGHVTENEHKETLIKEDSQCQKKDLIHGHSPLRIDAVAPSPSREQDKVINEHSIPLGVEFIVPRTAFYCKLCGLFYSNEVVAKTTHCRSTVHYRNLQKYLSQLAEGSLFIGQMDPCGSE, via the exons TGCTAACGTGTCGGATAACTTTGACAAGAAGACCCTGCCCCTGGGTGCCCATCTGAGTGGGGCGGCACAGAACCAGCTTCTACTGACTCCTGCCAGCTTGCAGCTCGCCCAGCTGCAAGCCCAGCTCACACTTCAGCGACTTAAATTGGCCCACAGTGCTGTGGGAGGGAACACTGCGGCCACTGCCGCTTCTGTCCTCAATCAGGTCCTCTCCAATGTGGCCATGTCCCAGCCGTTATTCAACACACTCCGGGGAACAGCCACTATGGTGAGCGGATCACAGGGAGGTCACGCTGGGGGGTTCCCGACCAATCCAATGGCGTTCCCTCCACCAAATTCAGCTTTGGGGACACTGGTAGGAGGAGGCTTCCCCCAGAAACCTGGAGGAATGAGGCTCAACCACTCCACACCAAACCCGAGTCAGGCACCTGGTCTTCAGGACTATGGGAAGAAAGGGCCAACATTTCCTTCAGACACTGATCATCAACCCCAGTATGGCTTCCTGGGAGGGGCATCTGTGGTGACCAGCAAAGGAAATGAAGGGCAATACAACACACAGGCCAAGAGCAATCAAGGAGGCTACCAGCAGAGGGATTTCTTTGCTCCAGATTCTCAGGGTGAAGTGTCTGGTTTTGGTGGCGGAGTAGGAGGAAGCGGACCCAGTGGTCAGACCCATGAGGCTTATCCAGGTTCTACTCAAAAGGAATCCTGGAAACATCCAGGGGGCTTTTCTCATGGTGGAAAGATGGATGTACCTCCAGGAGGCGTTGGcagtgggggaggtgggggtacaTCCTGGGTACCTGGTGGGCAACAGTTTCGTCCCAGAGTGGAGCTTTACAACCCAGAGGAGCCAACTACTGACCCAAAGTTCAGCCCGGTGGGCGGCCCAGGGTTTGGTACTGGTGGTGCGCAAGGATTTGTGGGATACCCACAGCAGCTGCAGACAGGGGAGGATATGGGTAGACTGGTCGGGAGCCCAACCCCCCTACAACCCCACCAGTTCAATGACTTTCACGCAGTTACACCAACACAGCTGCCACACCAATGTACCATCTGTGATAAGAAAGTCTACAACCTAAAG GACTGGGACCAGCATGTGAAGGGAAAGCTACACCTGCAAAACCGCACTCTCTACACGGAAGG CTCGGCAGCTGGAGCCACTCACTATCCAACGACATCCGAAGGATGTCTGAACGCAGCGCTCGCTAACACCATGGCATATTCCTCCGCAGCCAGTCAAG ATGTATCGTCAGGACCTATTGCTTCATATTTACCAACTGCAGCCATGAAGTCATTTCCCCTGTCTGGGGTTGGATTGACCGCACACCAACATGGGGCAAAG TTCCCCCAGAGAAAACCTTTCCCTGGTCGTGTCGTCCACATCTGCAACCTTCCTGAGGGCAGCTGCACAGAGAACGATGTCATCAACCTGGGCCTACCGTTTGGCAAAGTCACCAATTATATTCTCATGCGTTCCACACATCAG GCCTTCTTGGAAATGGCATATGTTGAGGCAGCACAAGCCATGGTTCAGTATTATCAGCTTCAACCAGCCACAATTAACAACCAGAAACTTCTGATAAGGATGTCAAAGCGGTACAAAGAATTACAACTCAAG AAACCAGGAAAGGATGTCGACTCCATTATTCATGATATTCACtcgcagagagaaagagacgaaATGCAAGAACTTGACCG GTACCTACCAGAGCGACCAAGGTCCCGTAGCCCACATCGAGGCTCCTTAAGCCCACGCTCTCACAGCCCAAGCTTCACGTCATGCAGCTCCACACACAGTCCACAGGGGGGGCCCTGCCGGCCCGAATGGAACAATGGCATGGGTCCCCGCCGGCCTTCCTGGGACTGGACACCTCATCCCCGTCGGGAAGATGATCGGGAAAGGGACGAGGGACTCTGGAGGAACGGTGAAGATGACCGGCCCAACGGAAGAGTGCCTGATCGCAGGAAATCGTACCTGAAAGCTGGGGACCGTATCAGCCCCAGGACTATGGACGAGCGGGGTGGCAGAGACTGGTACTGCAGAGGCAGCCCTCAGGGTCCTACATTCCCATCCTACAGAGACATGGACGACTTCTACAAGAAGGAGCACCTTTATAAATCAGATAAGCCCTCCAGGCCACCTTATCCGCGACATGAAATGAAGGCGAAGAGGAGAGAGGCATCAGACTATCATAGGCCCAGCAGGCATTCAGAGTCCGACATGTCTGAGGAGCCCATCCCACCTAAAAGTCCAGAGGACAAAAAGCAAGGCTCGCCAGGGAGGGGAAGAAGCAAGAAACAAACTAGAAGACAAACAGCAGAGAAGGTCGAGAAAGATCCAAACAATAAT GGACAGCACCAAAGAGAAGAATCATCATCAAAGGAAAAGTCGGTTTCCCCTCACAGTGTGAAGAAGAATACAGATGTGACAGAGGCTGACCAGAACAAAGAGAGTGGG CCTGAAGAGTGGGAGAGTGAAGAtgacacagagggagagtgcTGGTACCCAAAAAACATGGAGGAGCTTGTGACAGTGGACGAGGTCGGAGAAGAGGAGGACTCTATAATTGAGCCTGATATACCGGAGCTTCAGGAAGAGTCTCTCAAAGACGAGACTTCACCTGCAGGCCAGACAGAGGTCAAACCAGATGCCAACCCCACGACATCCTCTGATGTGGGGGTGCCACAGAAAAAGCACAGCCACCATGGCTCTCCTCCACGGGAAAACTCGGAGGAGGCCTCAGCGACCGATTCTTCTAAGGAGACCCAAGAGGACAAAAATACATTAGAGCCTGCTCAGGGCTCAGACCTCAACCATTTCCCCACAGAGGAGTTTAAGGCTGCTTTGGAGGAGACGTGTTCCGTGTCAGACATGAGTGGTGCTGATGCTCCTGTATTAGTGCCAGACTGCCTTTCAAATCACCATGGTGATTGTGATGGTGACAAGCCCACAGAGACAAACAGGGAAAATGACATGGAGAAGTCAGGGCACGTGACGGAGAATGAACACAAGGAGACTCTGATAAAGGAGGACAGCCAGTGTCAGAAGAAAG ACCTCATACATGGTCATTCACCACTTCGGATAGACGCCGTGGCCCCATCACCATCCCGGGAACAAGATAAAGTGATCAATGAGCACAGTATACCACTGG GTGTGGAGTTTATTGTGCCTAGAACAGCCTTCTACTGTAAACTGTGTGGCCTCTTCTACAGCAATGAGGTGGTGGCCAAAACAACTCACTGCAGAAGCACAGTTCATTACAGGAATCTCCAG AAATACCTGTCTCAGCTGGCAGAAGGAAGCCTGTTCATTGGCCAAATGGACCCATGTGGCTCAGAGTGA